TTATTTCacgaataggtacttatttgagtCGAAACGAAAAAGATAAATACCtagtgaaatttttcgtttcaaattgaaagtttttttattttattaatatgtAGTTACATATCTGAATATGCTCGATTCTTATTACccgtagtgtttttttttttctagtgaaaTTCATGTAAGAAACGCTAGTTTTTTTTAGGTATTATTTGTGGGAAATGAGTCccaatttttcacatctttaccttccttcaatttttatttccatAGTTGagacgaaaacaaaaaaaagttttcgtaatttttcttaAACTTATCTCATTATCGTTTTTAATTTGCAGCTAAGTAAGTACTCGTTTATAGTAATATGTATTTATAACgttaaaatttctcattaaaaCACGTTATGCCGCTCTCAATTGTAAAATGACGAGAATAGTGTACTCACATTATTTTGACTTAATGCCAGAGAGATCATTCAAACATAGTAATCGGTCATAATCGCGAAGTTGAAGACCCCAAGTCCGCTTAAGTTAATCTCAGGCTGTACCTTGAgtgataaatttcaatattgagtCCCTGGTGTGTGAATTAGggtgaatgtaaaaaaaaaaaaatgtcagcggattttgaccaaattcagcagagactttattttcgagttgaaagttactcagagctaattttagctccggaggtgtccCTGGAGGAGTGAAATGATCCCttaaaaaagtgatatttttgaaaaaatcgtggttttttcgctcctgtcgcttCCCAACCTGTTTTTGAGAATGATCACCCAGTcctaaattattaaatttaagtATTTAAGATTCTGCGCCGATTCGTGCGATTgtcgtcaaaattcaagaccacttttggggttctactgggtgtatgaaaatttgcgaatcgctcatttttgaatgaatttcagaatttgtgttttgaaaattattcttcgcaaattttttccattatttattattatttgttttatgtcaaaatattgaaagatgtatatcatttctgaaactggagaaatatttcgGAACTTggtggtgataatttttttgtcattgttgctaagttcaaaaatattgaaaaaatggccaaaaacttatgaaattttttcgatttttgaaattggcggtGAAGAAGCATAATTTCTTAgtcaataattgtcaaaaattgctgctTCCTGTTATAATTGTCTAATTTGTGCTTTTAGACttaaattcttgttttttagcTAAATTACTacagattttcactttttttctaaaaataatccgaaagtctcgctttcttaccagaaattgataaaattgtctaagtcttgctttttggtcaaaaactgacaaatattctcaatttttaaccaaaatgctaaaaattgtcgttttttggcaaaaaaaaattcaataagtttggtttttgttcaaaacttgtccaaaaacctcatttttttggtcagaattcgCCAAGAAGTTCTTCTTTTGTTGAAGTACTTAATTGTCAAAGTGTcactttttgcagaaaaaaaaatcgagaaaaatagccaaaaccTACTAGTtacaattattaatttttctccattttttgaaattggcaattatgaccgaaaaattggcactactgcgttccaaaatatttctccagtttcaggaatgatatcgtTCAATCTTTTGGATTGactaatgcaaaatatttagggtgaaaaaattctcaaaatacgaatttaccaTCTTAAAAAGAAGatcgactttttttcaagtaaaaaaattaacgttttaCAAAATGTCTGAtgaattgattcttttttttttttttttttttttttgaaacatttgtatagcaattgatctgtttacaatcgaatcgaagtataaattgattgatttcttggtgaatcattccgAAActaatcaattaatttacatacgattgattcagtttttgtgaaactattacataggaattgatctgttttctaGCGAagtgaattgaattgaatcgaatcgttcacaaccgattggtgattgaacaaaATATTAATTGATTTGTAGGCGGATCATCTGCGAacgaagtattcaatttttaatgaatcattcgtgaacgaattgatcaattgttggtgaatcattcgtgaacgaattaagtaatttttggtgaatcattcgcgaacgaatcgatttatttacacAAGTTTTGGCGAATTATcctcgaacaaattgaataattttttggtgaatcattcgcgaacgaatcaatttgtgtaagtggctcgttcgcgaacgaattgatgcATTTacataattgttggtgaatcattcgcgaacgaatcgattcatttacttaattttcggcgaatcattcacgaacaaattgaataatttttggtgaatcattcacgaacgaattgaataaattttggtgaatcattcgcgaacgaatcgattcatttacacaagttttggtgaattatcCACGAAccaattaaataatttttttggtgaatcattcgcgaacgaattgatcaattcgttggcaaatggttcactaaaaatgaatcaattcgttcgtgaatggttctttcaaaaaattaatcaattcgttcacgaatgattcccttaaatgaattaatactctAAATACCTCCTCTTTGAGACCCAATTTCTCCCCTTTTAGGGACACCtccaaagctaaaaaaatttccgagttACTTTCAACTTAATAAATGAAGACCTctgttgaatttggtcaaaatccgccgattttttttatgtacttgtATACTCTGTTATTGTAGTTTATAAGGTAATGACTCATTTATCGAACCACAATTGTACTACATTGATTCCACGCTATTTTATCAACTGTTCACGTATTAGTTTGATTTTTCTGTGCAGGGTCGCGCAAATGGTCGTCCAATGGCACCAATGAATGCATCACGTCTACAGACAGTCGACTTAACTGGTCCAGATCCACCTCGTGGTCTACAAATGATGAGCCAAACTCGTAAGACTCCTCGTTTCCAATGCCAAATTTGCGATCGTATGTTTGCTAATCCCGAACAACTGAATCAGCACATGATCACTCATGGAAACTTGAATAGAAATAAACCAATGTCTTACAAGTGAGTAAAATCCATTTCAGAGATAaatattatcatcattttcCATCGTATTCCAGTTTGtcttcagttttcaatttctgaggaattaaaataattattttcatcgacattcttattttttcaccttCAGGTGTAACCAGTGCAACGCCCAGTACCCGAATCAGCAACAATTGCAGCATCACAAACAAACATTCCATCGAGAATCGATCGCCAGTACCAACGAAATGGTTATTCCGGTCGTGAACCTGAAGCAGCCTGGAACTATGAATAAACTGAGCGCCATCGGAGTCCATCATATTATTCCATTGAACGCGTTAGGCTCTCAGTCAGCCAATGGTACTTTCGGTATACCTATTTTACCACTTTCTTCCGATAGAAATCAACAAATCAATATGTCCAGTTGCGGTATTACCAATATTCTTCCTATCGGACCCCTTAAAACATTAGGAGGGCGATGAACGTAAAcgttttttatcgttttttttctactcttaattttttttaaaatgaaaatcgccTTTATATTTgtgtataaatttttatttgtttcttttttattgcctgttgtattttttaagattttcttttttctgtgtCAAGTTCAGTTTATtctgaatattaattttttttctcctcaaatcCGAGTACCTGTAATACGTATACATATAGTAATGTTGTAAAAGTACAATCGACGTTTTAAAGTTGATTCAAATCCGATGTAAGctataaattttcactttttagtcGTTTGGTCTTGGAGATtagtattgttaatttttttgtaggttggATTTTTTAACGATGTAAATTTTATTCACGTTTGTTAGCATCGTGTATTAATGACTTAtgcatttttcatcttttattttctGTAtcgaagtttttaattttttttttgttcattttctcttttctttttttgaacattgttgcgtgtatattttttttttttgaatcttgcataaaaatgttgtaaaattttgttaattataAATAATGAGTTTTTTAACAGCTTGtgcgaacaatttttttgaaaatatctcatttctaTATTAGAATTGTACTGCGtgatatcgagaaaaaaattttgttcgaccccccccccccaaatgatgttggctctTTTATATGGagccttctcaatttttaatgggTAGAATCTTTTTAAATgttccaattttcaagaaaaccccttCCGCTGGTTTCCCAAATGAAGTTGGTCCCTTTATACGAGCTCTTCATAGTCGAAAATAAttgacaataaaaataaaaaattgatatctgcccaaactttttaaaaatgtttcatttttaagtAGAATACTATCAAATTACCACATTGACTTCTCTTGAAGAAAAACCCTCTTACCCTCCTTACTTGTTTCTATTTATGACTGGTGgcttattttttacaaatttcatggAAGAGAGGggaggtactaggtaggtatatttcatcCACTTAAATTTGTAGAGAAAAACATgtttagtgatttttcaaattttatttgcacttttttgtaattctttatcaattttttttaaatttatcttTCAAACGGTGCCAGAATTGCATTCGTTCACCATTCAACAGTTCGTCTTTAACTTGGAGCGATTCGTCGATAACCAAATGACTCGGATGTTTAATAGTTGTAGGTTTCCATTCGACTGTCATTTCTTTGTAATTTGGGTTCCTGTAATAGAAATTGGTTATGTGTATTGAGCATTTGTGCTAACGTTTTTGCCGTATTGTCAAAGTatacttgttttgaatttgtactCACGATGTTTTTGCGAAATTAGTAAACAAGCTTGTAAGCGTTTCAATTGTTTGTCGCTCTTTCGAACGTATATTGGTCATGGTTTTCCCTGCAAATTCGTCGATGTAAGCCCAATATGTATAGTCAGCTGCGTGACAGGCTcctaatcataaaattttagaaatgttttattattttcattttattttattttttggcggTGAACGAGTTTACTCTTGGTTTTTCTCTCATATTTTCCTCGGAGCTCACGTTTTCccacttgaaaattgatataaaaatatGGATATTGCATTGATACATTATTATCCCAAAGTTTTTCTTAATTTAGTTTGAGTTGAGAACATACATAATGAGTGTATGATGGCTTTTGTGTgtctgtttgttttttgtttattacatagatttattgtgaaaaataaCCTTTTACTTCTGTTTGCAATCGAGCATTGATTTTGGCTTTGAACCCATCTAATTTTCCATCGAAAAGGAAATTATATACGTATACTGGCGAAAGATCATTTTCCGAGATTATGTTTATTAGCAAACCATAAACATCGGACAAGGCAGCGTCGGTTAGAATCTGTAATCAGAACGAGGCAAACAATGATTCTGCAACACTCTTCAGTCTCACTCAAAATTGGTAGTGGTGatggtggaggggagggggtaactTTGATATTCGACTGCGCCGGTGTGCTTTAGTCTGATAAAAGTTTTTCGAAACACCCCCCTTTgatttccaaacaaaaatatcaaaccaTTATCACTATAGTTATTTTACTTAGTTAGCTTATGTACTGCTCGTACATCGCATAAAGCTGTTTGTGATGCATTTTCTATAGACTCGCCCGCCAAGTAGAATGTTTCTACTTCTTTTTGAACTAGTCTTAGGTCGTCTTCGCTTAGAGCAACTCCCCATCCACTGGAATTTTGTCGAAGGACTTTATAAAAACCAGTACCCGTTGCTTTTTTGAATAATCCTACAACCATACAACAAATTGGTTGAGTATTAGATATCACtagtattattaaaattatgttGATAAAATATACGTATAATTATATTACCTTCTTGGACCATTTACTCTTTTAATATTCCAATGGGAAAAAACTCACTTGTTTTGAAGTGGACATTCCAAATGACGACTCTGAAGAATGCATGTCTATATCGCGTGTAATTACTCCTTCTGATTCAAGTTTGCGTACATGCGCGGATGCATTCTTAAAaatcatgattaaaaaaaagtccGCTTAAAGATAGGTGAGATTTTTTCCCTTTGGATTAGCTTTAGCCATCTATATTAAACAGTAAGTAAATGGTCGAAGTTTACCGTGTTTTATGAAAGCCATAGCAGCTTCTTTTTCACAGAATCCAATTATTATTGGCACACGATTTGTTGTTGGGATGAGTTTCTCTGGTGATACAGGTAAAGGAGAATTTTCTCCTGgttctaaattcaaaaaaaatggagaagCAGGGTACACTTCCATTGTAGCCTACAAAAATAATAAGTGTACCTAGGTAAGTAATGTAATcagatacagggtgcccagaaatatcgagtacccctaaaaaagtttttcattaaaaatataggttggtaacgtgaaatagatgcatatgattggtggaatgttatctctccagtccaacaaccaatcatgtgctatcattattatcattcactgtgaccaaccaaagtatttagtagaaaacttttttaggggtactcgatatttctgggcaccctgtatgtgcatattaggtaagtacagtgggagaccttttttttttttttttttttttttttgaaaattgtagaaGAGTAAAAATATGAATGGAGATtactttggctaaaaaattgaggCGTGTCCAAATTCTTAAAAGGGGGAAACAAAAGGAGgtaaaaaaggccaaaaaaaatcaaaatcaactttttggagcaattaatttgaagaaaagaaacctcccaaatcgacttggaaggtcggaaaatttttgtaatttccattggcttccatattcgtcaaaacccagatgtttgggaatccctagacatacacgattttttttttacttcggccATATTCGGATACACCTTTTGGGACATTGGCGGTCATTTAGCTTCAGACAATCGGATACAATTTTTAACCCCTGTGGTTCTATTGTTTTCTACTAATTGGTAGGTACTTTGTgtcacacaccatgtttttgaaaatgaatgctataaagtgtcatgaactagatttttttaaaggaaaaattgacacgttctcattatcatagaacacaaaGGTATATTactgtgcaaattgcaatctcaataagtccataggaagctcacatttcacatttgaaaattatcacacAGTTTTTGCACCAATTTTAGAGCAATGTTTAATTATTTAtgctagcttcccaatccaacatttttttgttgtgattggctgcactggttcactgttctcatagaaatgttaccccgcactacatattattttcaaaacacatcgatgagggtctaATCTTAATTATTACCATTTTAGGGGGAGGGGGCCAGGGCCCActggggggattgaattgaggccaacactagaaaagggatctggagcacctttttttttctcgtacccGATTGACATGCCTAAATAACTTAACATGAAAACACACTCAATCTAATTCTAAAATGTACACTTCTCCTGCCAGTACTTGAGGAATTCAACTGCGTCATCgtcaagtgtcccatttaattttccaggattgatttttcctgataattcacGCTCAAATAAGTGCTTGTCAGTCTGAACTTCCCACATTCAtacagatcatcatcagccaactgccaTCTATGAAGGTTATACTTGGATCGTGTGACTCTGCTCCTCAATCTGTCAAGGGTTTCCAGATAAATTCTGCACTTGGTAGGGCTTCCTGCCTGGTTCTTCCCTCAGCACCTTTATTCCATATGCGACATCTATCTGTGCTGGGTCGAGTATGTCTTGGTTCTTCAACTGTTGTCATGAAACTGCGCCATGCAACTTCACGTCTGACTGCTGGTGAGGCAAttccactcaactcatacagaTTATTCAATGGTGTTGGGTGTAAGCACCCTGTCACCAATGCTTCGTTTAAGGGTATATCAACTTTACTAGCATGTGCTGAACAACTCCAAACAGGGCAGGCATACACCACCACTGAATAGCACAGTACCAGCACAGATGATCTCATAACTTGGGGCTCAGATCCCCAACTGCTGCCTGCTAGTTTGCGAATTATATTTGTTCTAGCTGCAACTTTCATTTCAGTTGCCTTacagtgccttttgtaggtcaagGACCTATCTAGGGTTACATCTAGGCATTTGGGGTTATCTGCATGTTTCAGATCTGTTCCACCCCATCGAATATTCAATTATCACTTTGCTTGTTGGATTTGGATTGAGGTGGTTATCTTTATAGTATGTGTCCAGTTCCTCTATAGCCTGGTTTAGTGTGTCCTCCACCTCCGCAAACGTATACAAATGATTCCTatgtagttgaaattttccaaaaaaatgatttttgtttttcaaaattatgcatatcagaattaccctgttttttttttttttttttagaattacccgcatacatttttcgaattttggcgaatttttaaaaatcaaattttgaccaaaaatgatgaaataggttaaaatttttccaaattgacc
The sequence above is a segment of the Planococcus citri chromosome 3, ihPlaCitr1.1, whole genome shotgun sequence genome. Coding sequences within it:
- the LOC135839323 gene encoding esterase FE4-like isoform X2, with amino-acid sequence MAEKVIVTVKEGKVRGFKAKTAFSGAEYYTFFGVPYGQSTAGSARFKDPVKVKPWKNVFDATVQREGCRQYSLRKHETVGSEDCLYNNIYTPKLPLKEEPLKAVMVNIHPGGRFHGSPDPWYYGAPDYIMHKDVVYVCVGYRLYILGALNLHIKGCSGSQVLKDIILSLQWIKDNICAFGGDPHNITLMGSSSGAALVHCLLLSPLAKVLVVPSDHVSTAYELAVLLGYDGEPDNRKKLLNFLKSVDYDRVLMIRREQLLTNATMEVYPASPFFLNLEPGENSPLPVSPEKLIPTTNRVPIIIGFCEKEAAMAFIKHGLFKKATGTGFYKVLRQNSSGWGVALSEDDLRLVQKEVETFYLAGESIENASQTALCDILTDAALSDVYGLLINIISENDLSPVYVYNFLFDGKLDGFKAKINARLQTEVKGACHAADYTYWAYIDEFAGKTMTNIRSKERQTIETLTSLFTNFAKTSNPNYKEMTVEWKPTTIKHPSHLVIDESLQVKDELLNGERMQFWHRLKDKFKKN